AATTACCATTTCTAGATGATATGGAATTTTAAAGGGGTATACCTTGAATAAAAAACTGATAATTATCCTTACAATGCTCTTTCTGGTTCAGATTGTCTGGGCTCAAAATGATGGTAGCAGATCATCAGATCCAAGATATATCATTGATCCGGAAACAGGAAAGTTAAGCATGACTATCCGGGTCTGGGGTGAAGTAAAAAAACCAGGGATGACCATAGTTCCCAGTGACGCCGACCTGATCTCATTATTAAGCTATGTTGGTGGACCGACAGATAAAGCAAAACTCAGCAATATCCAGATTATTCGGTATCATGCACAGGAAGGTCAGGATCGTATCGTGTTTTCGGATCTTGAAGCCTTTCTTGAGACTGGTGATGATAAATACATTCCCGTCATATATCCCAATGACACGGTCATTGTAAAAGGCACGATCTGGCGCATACTCAGCACGGCAACACCATACATTAATTTGGGTGTCACACTCATCAATGGTTATTACCTCTACACGAGGTCACAATAAATCATGTTTGAAGAAATAAAAGATGATCTGAATGGACTCAAGGAGCGTCTGGATACGCTCAGGGGGCATCTTTGACCTGACCAAGGTCAATACTGAACTCGATGAGTTAAAAGCCCTTTCAATTAAAGATGACTTCTGGAGTGATTCAACCCAGGCTCAAACAACGCTGAAAAATATCAACCTTCTTGAAGGACAGGTCTCCGACTGGGGAAATGTGCTGGCTTGTGAGGAAGATGTCGATATTCTCCTCGAACTGGCTACTGAGGATAATGATGAAAGCCTGACTCCTGACCTGAAAAAATCTCTCCACACTTTTAAAAGAACACTGGATAACTACGAACTCCAGCAATTGCTCAGTAATGAAGATGATTCGTTGAATTGTATTGTGACCATCCACCCAGGTGCCGGTGGTACCGAATCACAGGATTGGGCGGAAATGCTCTTCCGGATGTATACCCGCTGGTTTGATAACAAGGGGTGGAACTGGAAGGTTCTGGACTATTTGCCAGGTGATGAAGCAGGCTTGAAAGATGCAACGATAGAGGTGAAGGGGGCTTATGCCTTCGGCTATATAAAAGCTGAAAACGGGGTCCACAGGTTGGTGCGTATCAGTCCCTTTGATTCTAATTCCCGCCGTCATACATCTTTTGCCTCAGTTTTCACCTATCCGATTTATGATAATGAAATAGAAATTGTCATTGATATGAGCGAAGTTCGAGTGGATACTTATCGGGCCAGTGGAGCAGGAGGGCAGCATATCAATAAAACTGATTCAGCTGTTCGTCTGACCCATGCGCCAACCGGTGTGGTCGTCCAATGTCAAAATGAGAGATCCCAACACAAAAATAAAGAAACAGCCATGAAGTTGCTCAAAGCCAGACTCTACCAGCTGGAGAAGGAAAAAGAGCAAGCCAAGATGGATCAGATGGCGTCATCCAAAACTGAGATCGGTTGGGGGAATCAGATCCGATCCTATGTTTTCCATCCCTATACCATGGTGAAAGATCACCGCACAAAACATGAAACCGGTAATATACAGGCAGTTATGAATGGCAATATTGACGGCTTTATCAAAGCATATTTATTGAATCAAATGGGGAAAGACTCCGCATGAGTGAACGCACACTAAATGAGATCATCGATCAACGCAAAGAAAAGATAAAAACGCTTGTAGCGGACGGTATTGATCCTTATCCGCACAACTATGATCGCAGTCATACAGTGACTGAAGCAATCGATCAATTTGAAGATATTGAAGGCCAGGAAGGTATTAAACTGGCTGGCAGATTAATGTCACGCCGGGTTATGGGAAAAGCCAGCTTTGCCAATATCATGGATGGAAGTGGTCGAATTCAGCTTTATCTCAGTCGCGAAGATCTTGGCGTAGATGTTTATACCATGTTCAAGCACTTGGATATCGGTGATTTTGTCGGGGTCAACGGTCTCTTAATGACCACCCGAACCGGTGAAAAAACGCTTAAAGTTCTAGAGCTTACTTTATTGAGCAAAAACATTCGTCCTTTACCCAATGTTAAGGAAAAAGACGGACAGTTGTTTGACGGCTTTGAGGATAAAGAACAACGCTATCGGAAGCGCTATCTTGATCTGATCGTGAATCCGGATGTAAAAGAAACTTTCGTCAAAAGAGCTCTGATCTGTAAAAGTATACGGAAATTCTTCGATGAACATGATTATCTAGAAGTTGAAACACCCATTTTACAGCCATTGTATGGTGGTGCCTCAGCTCGTCCTTTTAAAACCCACCATAATTCGCTTGATATGGATCTGTATTTGCGAATAGCTGATGAACTGTACCTGAAACGCTTGATCATAGGAGGGTTTGAAAAAGTTTTTGAATTCTCACGCAATTTTCGAAACGAAGGCATGGATCGTACTCACAACCCGGAATTTACAATCGTTGAGTGGTATGAAGCCTACGTTGACTATTTCTTTCTCATGGATCAGGTAGAAGCCCTTTTCAAGTATCTAGCCCATGATCTGGGGCAATCCATTTTTGAATATAATGATCATTCCATTGATCTAACAAAACCATTCAAACGAGCCACTATGGCTGAATTGGTTCAGCAATACGCTGAAGTGAATCTCTCAACTGCTGATGAAGCTGAATTACTCAAGGTCTGTCGAGCCAACAATATTGATGCTCCAGCTGATTCAAACTACGGACAGCTTTTAGACGCATTATTCGATGCTTTGGTGGAACCTCATCTTATTGACCCTACATTTGTTACAGAGTACCCCAAAGCAATCTCACCCCTTGCAAAGAATAAACGGGATAGTGATGGCACCTTTGTGGAACGTTTCGAGCTATTTATCGCCGGGAATGAATTTGCAAATGCCTTTACTGAGCTGAACGATCCCATTGATCAACGTGAACGCCTGGAAGCCCAGTCAGCTCTAAGAGCCGGTGGTGATGAGGAAGCCCAGACTTTGGATGAAGATTTTCTTCAAGCCATGGAGTATGGGATGCCGCCAACTGGTGGCGTAGGGATGGGGCTGGACCGATTGGTCATGCTGCTGACAGGCAATCGTTCTATCCGTGATGTATTGCTGTTTCCACAGATGCGTCCTGAGGCAAAAGGGTAGCATTTTTATAAGCAACCGCTAATTGCACGAATTACGCTGATCCAGCACTCGATGAAATCTTATACAGCTTATCTTGCAACACGCTACCTTTTCGGTAAACACCGAATCCCATTTATCGCGTTTATCTCGCGAACCACCATGATCGGCATGGCTTTGGGTGTCACTACCTTAGTTCTGGCCCTGGGTGTTATGCGGGGATTTGAATCAGTAGTAACCTCCAAAATCATTGGCTTTGATACTCATATCCGAATCGAGAAACTTTTCGAATCCGGATTTGATCTGACGGATCAGCAAATTTCAGAAATATCCAATATTCCCGGTGTAAAAAGGATCTTCAGCATCAAAAAAGCTGAGATCATGCTCAAAGCAAATGGGATCACCGAAGGAGCGCTCCTGGAAGCCATGCCAGAGGCGGCGCTGGAACAGTTGTATTCAGTTAGTGGCAATTTGCAAGGTGATGAACATGCTTCAGAGGGGCTGATCATCGGCGCTGCTCTAGCTGATCAACTACTGGTGAAGGTCAATGATCCAATACTGGTGTACGACCTGGGCTCTCTGAAAGAACAGATGGGATTTCCCACCATTGCCCGTTCCAACGTTCAGGCTATTTATGAGTCAGGCATGGTTGACTACGACAAAGCCTACCTCTACTGCTCACTAAGCACCATGGATGAGTTGTATCCCGGTGCGGCCAGAACTGATAATTTTGGCATATTTTTAACTGATCTTGCCCTCACCGATGCAGTGATGACCCAAATCGATGAGATTCTACCCTATTCGCATCTTTCTATTTCCTGGCGGGATCGCCACCAGACCCTATTTAATTGGATGAAAACTCAACAACTCCCTATCTTCGTTATTTTCAGTCTCATCATGCTGGTGGCAGTTGTAAATATCTCCAGCACCCTCATTCTGATCATTATGGAAAAGCGTTCTGAGATTGGTACGTTGAGAGCTCTGGGAACCAGTCGCAAAAGGATCCAGCGTATATTTGCTCTGGAGGGTTTAATGATGGGTTTAACTGGAACTCTGGTGGGCGTCTTGCTGTCGCTTACAATGGCTTGGCTCCAAAACAATTTTGGCCTTATTTCGCTACCCAGCGATGTTTATTTCATGGATCAGGTTAACATCCAGATTTCTGCTGGTGATATTCTCATTATCTCAAGTGGAATCCTGGTGCTGGCCATCCTTTCCTCAATGATCCCTGCCATGCAGGCCAGTCGTTTAAAACCTGTTGAATCTCTGAGGGATGAATGAATCAATTGGATTGGTATATGGCGCGGCGCTATTTTTTCGCCAAACGCAGCAATCGCTATATCAGTTGGGTGGGAGGGATATCCATAATCGGTATCGCACTGGGAGTTATCGCTCTCATCATAACCATGGCTATTCTAAATGGCTTTGAGAATGAAGTTACCAGTCGAATAACTAACTTTATACCGCATTTGATCATACAGTCAGACCAGGATATTAATGAGTTGAGACAATTACTCCCGGAAGCTGAATCTGTTTATTACAGCACAGAAAGAAAAGCGATCCTGGAATTCATGGATGAGAAAATGGTGCTTAATGTGAGAGCGGTTGACCAAACCAGTTGGCATCATCTTTTGAAACCCCAGAGTTCAGGGTCAATATCACCTGGACGGCTTAAGATCCTTGGGGCAGAAATGCCTGGTATCGTCATCGGGGCGGCAATAGCAGATCAATTCTTCTTGACGGTTGGCGATACTGTTGCCGTGCGCAGCCCATTGGATGCTAAACCGGGCTTGTTCAGAATTCCACAGCGCCATTTTGTCGTCACCGGAATATTCCAATCGGATATATTTGATTTTGACCGCAGCCTGGCTTTCATCGCCTACAATGAAGGTCGCCGACTTTTTAAATTAGCGGGCAAGCAGGTCATTCAGGTTCAATTTGCCGATTTCAACAAGGCAGGTGCTGCAAAAGAGAGAGTACTTGCTGTTTTACCTGATGTTGAAATACGATCCTGGCATGATCAACATAAGACCCTATTTGACGCTATGCGAATGGAGAAGTGGGGTAGTTTTATTGGCTTAAACCTGATTATCCTGGTTGCAGTATTCAACATAGTCAGTTCTTTGATGATGATGGTTCTGGAAAAAACAGGCGATATTGGAATTTTGCGTATTATGGGGGCGCATTCAAAAAATATCCGTCAAATATTCAATTTGCAGGGTTTGATCGTGTCTTTCCTGGGAGTTCTATTGGGAGTTGTCGTCGGCTCTTTACTGGTATTGAGTCAAACCCAGTGGGGGTGGATCACCTTGCCGGCTGATATTTACTTAATACCACTTTTGCCTGTGAAGTTGTACTGGAGTGAGGTGCTAATTGTGGGGTTTGTTGCATTTTTTATTGTGCTCCTGTCTGTTCGCTACCCAGCTCGAAAAGCAGCCTGGTTGAAGCCTCTGGATGCTATTAATTATAAACGATGAGCTTTAATATTTAAGAATTAAGATTTAATATTTAATATTGAGAATTGGAAACTGGAAATATGGAATATTGAGTGATGCTGGAATTCTCTGCATCAATTCAATAATACTGCGTTTTTCACGCGGGATGTGAGGATAGAAAAGATAATGGAAACAATCCTTGAAATAAAAAATATCAGTAAAACTTTTACCGGATCAGGTGAAGCACTGAAGGTTCTCCAGGATATCAACTTCACTATGGAAAGAGGGGAGATCGTTGCTATTAATGGACCTTCCGGAATAGGTAAAACGACTCTCCTGAATATAATTGGAACCCTTGATTCAGCTGACTCAGGAATGGTGAAAATATCAGGGCAGCAACCTGATAAAATGACAGATGATCAACTCAGCCGGTTCCGAGCTGATAACCTGGGCTTTGTGTTCCAGTTTCACTATTTGTTACCCGAATTCACTGCTTTGGAAAATGTGCTCATTCCGGCCAAGATCATTAATCTGAATAAAGATGAGGCGGCTGGACGTGCCAAAGAATTGTTGGAAGCCGTTGGTATCTATGATCGACGTCATCATAAGCCTTCGCAATTATCAGGGGGAGAGCGTCAAAGGGTGGCTGTTGCCCGAGCCTTGATGAATCGCCCCGAACTGGTGCTGGCCGATGAACCCACAGGCAATCTGGATCCTGATAACGGTCAACGTCTCATCGAGCTGATTCAGAAGGTCCGGTCAGATTATGGGCAATCTTTTCTGATTGCCACTCATAGTAGATCCCTGTCTGCAGCTTGTGATCGGGTTTTCTCACTTACCTGAAACAAAATCAAATTCACAGTGTTCATTATTACGGGATTCGTCCCTATATTACACGATGATCAATAATAAATTATTCGAGGTTATAAATTGAAAGCAAATTTCCATAAAAGACTACAGGCTGTGATCCAACTTTCCAAGGAGGAGGCCATTAGACTGGGGCATGCCTATATTGGTTCAGAGCATCTATTGCTGGGAATCTTCAGGCAGGGTGACAATAAAGTGATCGATATTATCCAGTCCTTGAATATTGATCCTGCTGACGTTAGAAATCAAATCGAGGAACATATCCGGACCTCAGGTGGAACCATGATACTGGGGACACTACCCTTCACAAAAAGAGCCGAACGAATATTGAAAAATACTTATCAGGAAGCTCGTGATCTTAATGCTGATATTGTCGATGTTGAGCATCTACTGCTGGCAATTCTGCGTGAGCAGGAAGGCATAGCAGCCGACATTATGGCTCAATTCAGTATTGATTATGAGATCGTACGGGATGAGATGGAATTTTCACCTGAGTCTGTTGGTCGAGAGTCTGAAAGCAGCATGAAGGGTAAGCCCCAGAGCAAAACACCTGCTCTGGATCACTTCGGACGTGACATTACTGCTTTTGCCCGCAGTGGAAAACTGGATCCGGTCATTGGTAGAGACAAAGAAATAGAGCGCGTAGCACAGGTCCTTTCTCGCCGAAAGAAAAATAACCCTGTGCTCATTGGAGAACCTGGTGTCGGCAAGACAGCTATTGCAGAAGGCCTGGCCCTCCGGATCATTGGCAAGAAAGTTCCACGCAGTCTCCTGAGAATGCGTGTTGTTTCGCTTGATCTGGCCACCCTGATCGCCGGTACAAAATACCGGGGGCAATTTGAAGAGCGCATGAAAGCAGTTACTGCAGAATTAGAGAAAAGCGACGACATCATTCTCTTTATTGATGAATTGCATACGATCGTGGGGGCTGGAGCCGCCAGTGGATCACTGGATGCCAGCAATATGATCAAACCAGCTCTGGCGCGTGGTGATCTGCAATGTATCGGTGCCACAACACTGGACGAATATCGCAAATATGTGGAAAAAGATGGCGCGCTGGAACGTCGCTTTCAGAAGGTCATGATCGAACCCCCTTCACGCATCGAAACCCTGCAGATCCTCCATGGGTTGAAGGATCGATATGAAGCCCACCATAATGTGCAATACAGTGATGAATCACTGGAAGCTTCAGTTGCCTATTCCAGTCGATACATTCAAGATAAATTCCATCCGGATAAGGCAATAGATGTTATGGATGAAGCCGGAGCACGCGTTCATTTAGCCAATGTGGATATTCCTGAGACGATTGTTAAGCTGGAAACCGAGTTGGATAATCTACGGATCCGCAAAGAAGATGTGGTGCGTAATCAGGAATTTGAATTAGCGGCTTCGTTGCGAGATGATGAACGTCATTTAATAAAAGAACTGGGTGATGCCAATGATGAGTGGACCACAGCCCTGAAAATTGATCCTCCCACAGTCAAGGTTGAGGATATTGCTGCTGTGGTGTCTCTTATCACCAGTATCCCGATCCAGGATGTGGCTGAATCCGAAGCAGAACGCCTGCTGAAGCTCGAGTCTGAGATCACCAAACATTTGATAGGGCAGGGGCATGTCATCAACGCTATGGCTAAAGCTTTAAGACGGGCCAGAAGTGGTTTCCGGGATCCCAAAAAACCCATTGGATCATTTCTCTTTCTGGGACCAACCGGTGTTGGAAAGACTGAAATGGCAAAAGTACTTGCAAAGTATATTTATCAGAATGAAAAAGCGTTGATCAAAATGGATATGTCGGAATATTCGGAAAGGTTTAACGTCAGTCGTCTTATCGGCGCGCCTCCTGGATATGTCGGGTACGAAGAAGGGGGTACTCTCACAGAAGCGGTTCGGCGAAATCCCTACAGCGTTGTTTTGTTTGATGAGATCGAAAAAGCACATCCGGAAATCTATAATATGTTGTTGCAGATCATGGATGAAGGGCAATTAACTGACAGTTTAGGACATACAGTTGATTTTAAGAACTGCATTCTGATCATGACCTCCAACCTGGGGCTGAAAAATCTTTCACAACCAGGTATTGGGTTCAATCGGAAAGATCAAAAGTCCAAGATGGAAGAGCAGCGTTCCAGGATCAAGATCGAGATGAAGAATACCTTTAAGCCGGAATTTATAAACCGTTTGACAGATGCGCTGGTTTTTGATTCACTCACAAAAAAAGATTTGGTAAAGATCGTGGATCTGATCCTGGAAGATGTTGGAATCTATGCCAATGAAAAAAATATCAAGATCAAGCTGAGTTCGGCGGCCAAAAATGTGATCATTGATCAGGAAATCGATAATGAATATGGTGCCCGTCCCTTACGTCGCCTTATTCAGAATATGATCGAGGATAAGATCGCTGAAATGACTCTGAAGGGCGAGGTAAAAGCTGAATCTACTATTTCAGTCTCTGCCAAGAAAAAATCCTTAATATTTCGAGTGATCCAGAGGCAAGCGAAAACAGCTGCGAGTAAAGCAAAATCTCTCAATAGTGAGTAAGATTAAAGATGTACAGAAGTAACGTTGTACATCCAATCATTGTGATCCCTGTCTACAATGGCCGGGGTTCGGTTTTAAAATTACTGGATCAGATTAAAAAGGTGACCCAACACACGATCATGATCATTGATGATGGTTCGACTGATGGCTTGGATCCATCAATGTTGCCAGGTGTGGTCTATCTGAAACATCAATCAAACAGGGGCAAGGGAGCAGCGTTAAAAACAGCTTTTAATGAATGCCAACGATTAGGGTATAGTCATGCTCTCACCCTTGATGCTGATGGTCAACATGCTCCTGAACTGATTCAGAGTTTCATTGCAAGATCCCTGGATTCTCCCGAGGCATTGGTGGTGGGAGCGCGCGACCTGATCACTAGCAAAATGCCCCTACACCGTCGTCTATCAAACAACATTACCAGCCAGATCATGTCATTAAAAACGGGTTTCCAGATTCGTGATGTTCAAGTTGGGTATCGCTGTTACCCATTGAGTGATAGTCGGTTATGGTTATCTATTGAAGATGGCTTCCAATTTGAAGCAGACATATTTTTCAATGTGAGAAAGCTGAAAATAAAGTTAATCTGGCAGCCTATTCCAGTGATCTATGGCACGGAAGACAGCCATATGCATCTGGTGCTGGAT
The Candidatus Neomarinimicrobiota bacterium genome window above contains:
- a CDS encoding SLBB domain-containing protein; this encodes MNKKLIIILTMLFLVQIVWAQNDGSRSSDPRYIIDPETGKLSMTIRVWGEVKKPGMTIVPSDADLISLLSYVGGPTDKAKLSNIQIIRYHAQEGQDRIVFSDLEAFLETGDDKYIPVIYPNDTVIVKGTIWRILSTATPYINLGVTLINGYYLYTRSQ
- the prfB gene encoding peptide chain release factor 2 (programmed frameshift); translated protein: MFEEIKDDLNGLKERLDTLRGHLDLTKVNTELDELKALSIKDDFWSDSTQAQTTLKNINLLEGQVSDWGNVLACEEDVDILLELATEDNDESLTPDLKKSLHTFKRTLDNYELQQLLSNEDDSLNCIVTIHPGAGGTESQDWAEMLFRMYTRWFDNKGWNWKVLDYLPGDEAGLKDATIEVKGAYAFGYIKAENGVHRLVRISPFDSNSRRHTSFASVFTYPIYDNEIEIVIDMSEVRVDTYRASGAGGQHINKTDSAVRLTHAPTGVVVQCQNERSQHKNKETAMKLLKARLYQLEKEKEQAKMDQMASSKTEIGWGNQIRSYVFHPYTMVKDHRTKHETGNIQAVMNGNIDGFIKAYLLNQMGKDSA
- the lysS gene encoding lysine--tRNA ligase, which encodes MSERTLNEIIDQRKEKIKTLVADGIDPYPHNYDRSHTVTEAIDQFEDIEGQEGIKLAGRLMSRRVMGKASFANIMDGSGRIQLYLSREDLGVDVYTMFKHLDIGDFVGVNGLLMTTRTGEKTLKVLELTLLSKNIRPLPNVKEKDGQLFDGFEDKEQRYRKRYLDLIVNPDVKETFVKRALICKSIRKFFDEHDYLEVETPILQPLYGGASARPFKTHHNSLDMDLYLRIADELYLKRLIIGGFEKVFEFSRNFRNEGMDRTHNPEFTIVEWYEAYVDYFFLMDQVEALFKYLAHDLGQSIFEYNDHSIDLTKPFKRATMAELVQQYAEVNLSTADEAELLKVCRANNIDAPADSNYGQLLDALFDALVEPHLIDPTFVTEYPKAISPLAKNKRDSDGTFVERFELFIAGNEFANAFTELNDPIDQRERLEAQSALRAGGDEEAQTLDEDFLQAMEYGMPPTGGVGMGLDRLVMLLTGNRSIRDVLLFPQMRPEAKG
- a CDS encoding FtsX-like permease family protein gives rise to the protein MKSYTAYLATRYLFGKHRIPFIAFISRTTMIGMALGVTTLVLALGVMRGFESVVTSKIIGFDTHIRIEKLFESGFDLTDQQISEISNIPGVKRIFSIKKAEIMLKANGITEGALLEAMPEAALEQLYSVSGNLQGDEHASEGLIIGAALADQLLVKVNDPILVYDLGSLKEQMGFPTIARSNVQAIYESGMVDYDKAYLYCSLSTMDELYPGAARTDNFGIFLTDLALTDAVMTQIDEILPYSHLSISWRDRHQTLFNWMKTQQLPIFVIFSLIMLVAVVNISSTLILIIMEKRSEIGTLRALGTSRKRIQRIFALEGLMMGLTGTLVGVLLSLTMAWLQNNFGLISLPSDVYFMDQVNIQISAGDILIISSGILVLAILSSMIPAMQASRLKPVESLRDE
- a CDS encoding FtsX-like permease family protein: MNQLDWYMARRYFFAKRSNRYISWVGGISIIGIALGVIALIITMAILNGFENEVTSRITNFIPHLIIQSDQDINELRQLLPEAESVYYSTERKAILEFMDEKMVLNVRAVDQTSWHHLLKPQSSGSISPGRLKILGAEMPGIVIGAAIADQFFLTVGDTVAVRSPLDAKPGLFRIPQRHFVVTGIFQSDIFDFDRSLAFIAYNEGRRLFKLAGKQVIQVQFADFNKAGAAKERVLAVLPDVEIRSWHDQHKTLFDAMRMEKWGSFIGLNLIILVAVFNIVSSLMMMVLEKTGDIGILRIMGAHSKNIRQIFNLQGLIVSFLGVLLGVVVGSLLVLSQTQWGWITLPADIYLIPLLPVKLYWSEVLIVGFVAFFIVLLSVRYPARKAAWLKPLDAINYKR
- a CDS encoding ABC transporter ATP-binding protein, giving the protein METILEIKNISKTFTGSGEALKVLQDINFTMERGEIVAINGPSGIGKTTLLNIIGTLDSADSGMVKISGQQPDKMTDDQLSRFRADNLGFVFQFHYLLPEFTALENVLIPAKIINLNKDEAAGRAKELLEAVGIYDRRHHKPSQLSGGERQRVAVARALMNRPELVLADEPTGNLDPDNGQRLIELIQKVRSDYGQSFLIATHSRSLSAACDRVFSLT
- a CDS encoding ATP-dependent Clp protease ATP-binding subunit, with protein sequence MKANFHKRLQAVIQLSKEEAIRLGHAYIGSEHLLLGIFRQGDNKVIDIIQSLNIDPADVRNQIEEHIRTSGGTMILGTLPFTKRAERILKNTYQEARDLNADIVDVEHLLLAILREQEGIAADIMAQFSIDYEIVRDEMEFSPESVGRESESSMKGKPQSKTPALDHFGRDITAFARSGKLDPVIGRDKEIERVAQVLSRRKKNNPVLIGEPGVGKTAIAEGLALRIIGKKVPRSLLRMRVVSLDLATLIAGTKYRGQFEERMKAVTAELEKSDDIILFIDELHTIVGAGAASGSLDASNMIKPALARGDLQCIGATTLDEYRKYVEKDGALERRFQKVMIEPPSRIETLQILHGLKDRYEAHHNVQYSDESLEASVAYSSRYIQDKFHPDKAIDVMDEAGARVHLANVDIPETIVKLETELDNLRIRKEDVVRNQEFELAASLRDDERHLIKELGDANDEWTTALKIDPPTVKVEDIAAVVSLITSIPIQDVAESEAERLLKLESEITKHLIGQGHVINAMAKALRRARSGFRDPKKPIGSFLFLGPTGVGKTEMAKVLAKYIYQNEKALIKMDMSEYSERFNVSRLIGAPPGYVGYEEGGTLTEAVRRNPYSVVLFDEIEKAHPEIYNMLLQIMDEGQLTDSLGHTVDFKNCILIMTSNLGLKNLSQPGIGFNRKDQKSKMEEQRSRIKIEMKNTFKPEFINRLTDALVFDSLTKKDLVKIVDLILEDVGIYANEKNIKIKLSSAAKNVIIDQEIDNEYGARPLRRLIQNMIEDKIAEMTLKGEVKAESTISVSAKKKSLIFRVIQRQAKTAASKAKSLNSE
- a CDS encoding glycosyltransferase family 2 protein, producing MYRSNVVHPIIVIPVYNGRGSVLKLLDQIKKVTQHTIMIIDDGSTDGLDPSMLPGVVYLKHQSNRGKGAALKTAFNECQRLGYSHALTLDADGQHAPELIQSFIARSLDSPEALVVGARDLITSKMPLHRRLSNNITSQIMSLKTGFQIRDVQVGYRCYPLSDSRLWLSIEDGFQFEADIFFNVRKLKIKLIWQPIPVIYGTEDSHMHLVLDTLRFVRTFFRSFKC